From the genome of Luteibacter rhizovicinus DSM 16549:
TGGGACGACCAGTTCAACCTCGGCCTGGATCCGGACAAGGCACGTGAATACCACGACGAGACCATGCCGAAAGACGCCCACAAGTCGGCGCACTTCTGCTCGATGTGCGGCCCGAAGTTCTGTTCGATGAAGATCACCCAGGATGTGCGCGACTACGCGGCGGGGATGGAGGCGTCTGCCGGGATGGAGGAGAAGGCCCTCGAATTCCGCGCCCAGGGCAGTGAGGTCTACACGAAGGCGTGAAGCTGCTCTTTGTAGGAGCCGATTCATCGGCGAATGGGTGCTCGCGGCAGCCTGCCCGCTGCCGCGGGATCGCCGATGAATCGGCTCCTACACAGAGCTGTCGCGCCCTTTCACCTTGTGTAACCAGCCATACCGAGAATATTCGTAAAGGTAGACCCGGCAGAGGCGGGGTAAGCTAACCGCCCATGTTCCACCACCAAAGGACAGGCATGAACGCGACAGCCGCCCCCTCACCGTCGCCCTCCCGTCGCCGGCGCAACCCGATCAGCCTCACCGTGGCTATCGTCATCGCGCTGCTCATCGTCTGGGTGCTCTTCACCATGTGGTGGTGGGACAAGGAGCCCGAACAGTTCGATCCGGTCGCGGTGACCACCGCGCACATGAAGGAGATCGGCCGGCCGATGGCCACCGGTGCGGTGACCACGTACACGCTGATCGAGTCGGTCCAGACCCTGCTGGACAAGCATGGTGGCTACCTGAGCAACGACAAGCTGCCGCCTGGCGTGTTCATGGACAACATCCCCAATTGGGAATTCGGCTCGCTGGTGGCCTCGCGCGATCTCGCGCAGGCACTGCGCAACAGCTTCAGCCGTTCGCAGACACAGTCGACCGAAGACAAGGATCTGGGCGAGGCCGATCCGCTGCTCAACAGCCCGAACGATCGCTGGCTGCTGCCGAGTTCGGAATCGCAGTACGGCAAGGCGACGGACGACCTGGAGAAGTACCTCGTGCGCCTGAGCGACAGCGAGGACGCGAACGCGCATTTCTATGCGCGTGCCGACAACCTTGCCGATTACCTGCAGACCGTATCCGCCCGTCTGGGCTCGCTGTCGCAGCGTCTGTCCGCAAGCGTTGGCCAGCTCAAGGTGGATGCGGCGCCCAACGCCGACGTCGCCGGCAAGGCGGGCCAGTCCAAGGCGGTGTACGTGAAGACGCCCTGGAACAAGATCGACGACAACTTCTACGAAGCGCGCGGATACACCTGGGCTTTGCTCGAGCAGCTGAAGGCGATCCGCCACGATTTCGCCCCGATCCTGCGCAGCAAGAACGCCGACGCGAGCCTGCAGCAGGTGATCCGGGAACTGGAAGAGTCGCAGAAATCGCTGGGTAGCCCGGTCGTCCTCAACGGATCGCCGTTCGGCTTCTTCGCCAATCACTCACTGGTGATGGCGAACTACATCTCGCGTGCGAACGCCGCGATCATCGACCTGCGCACCCTGCTGGGCCGCGGCTGACCAAGGAAATGTAGGAGCCGATTCATCGGCGAAAAGCCAACGGAGCGGAGAAGCTGCGAGGCTAATCGCCGATAAATCGGCTCCTACAAAGAGCGGCTCTTAGTGGTCAGCCTTGTAACGACCCATGCCGGCAACGATCTCGGCCTTGGCCTCGTCCGCGCCCACCCAGCCGTCGATCTTGACCCACTTGCCCTTCTCGAGATCCTTGTAGTGCTCGAAGAAGTGGCCGATGCGCTCCAGCCAGTGACCCGAGACCTGGCCAATATCCTTGATGTGCGCGTAACCAGCGAACACCTTGTCCACCGGAACCACGACGAGCTTCTCGTCGGCGCCGGCTTCGTCGGTCATCTTCAGCATGCCGACCGGATGGCAACGGATCACCGACCCCGGGACCAGCGACAGCGGCAGGATCACCAGCGCGTCGAGCGGATCGCCGTCGCCGCCCAGGGTGCCCGGCACGTAGCCGTAGTTGCACGGGTAGCGCATCGGCGTCGACAGGATGCGATCGACGAAGATCGCGCCGCTTTCCTTGTCCACTTCGTACTTGACGGGCTCGGCATCCTTGGGGATTTCGATGATGACGTTGATTTCGTCCGGCACATTCTTGCCGGCGGGAACGAGGTGCAGGCCCATGGGATTCCTTGGTGATTCGAGGGGTCAAAGCGGCCGAATAGGATACCGCCCGGCCCCAGCCACGGCAAAGCGCCTTGTTTCAGCGGGCTTTTTTGTGGGAGCCGCTGAAGCGGCTCCCACATGACCTTATTTAAGGTGTTCCCAGAGGTAGGTATAGGCCAGGGCGCTCATGAACGCCGACTGCTTGTTGTCCGCCGCCGCACCGTGACCGCCTTCGAGGTTCTCGTAGAGGCTGGCGTCGAAGCCCATGGCCTGCATGCGCGCGGCCATCTTGCGGGCGTGCACCGGGCCGACGCGGTCGTCGCGCGTGGAGGTCGTGAACAGCACCGGCGGATATGTCGTGCCCTTGTGCAGGTTCTGGTACG
Proteins encoded in this window:
- a CDS encoding DUF2333 family protein, translated to MNATAAPSPSPSRRRRNPISLTVAIVIALLIVWVLFTMWWWDKEPEQFDPVAVTTAHMKEIGRPMATGAVTTYTLIESVQTLLDKHGGYLSNDKLPPGVFMDNIPNWEFGSLVASRDLAQALRNSFSRSQTQSTEDKDLGEADPLLNSPNDRWLLPSSESQYGKATDDLEKYLVRLSDSEDANAHFYARADNLADYLQTVSARLGSLSQRLSASVGQLKVDAAPNADVAGKAGQSKAVYVKTPWNKIDDNFYEARGYTWALLEQLKAIRHDFAPILRSKNADASLQQVIRELEESQKSLGSPVVLNGSPFGFFANHSLVMANYISRANAAIIDLRTLLGRG
- the ppa gene encoding inorganic diphosphatase produces the protein MGLHLVPAGKNVPDEINVIIEIPKDAEPVKYEVDKESGAIFVDRILSTPMRYPCNYGYVPGTLGGDGDPLDALVILPLSLVPGSVIRCHPVGMLKMTDEAGADEKLVVVPVDKVFAGYAHIKDIGQVSGHWLERIGHFFEHYKDLEKGKWVKIDGWVGADEAKAEIVAGMGRYKADH